Proteins co-encoded in one Scylla paramamosain isolate STU-SP2022 unplaced genomic scaffold, ASM3559412v1 Contig4, whole genome shotgun sequence genomic window:
- the LOC135096541 gene encoding uncharacterized protein LOC135096541 isoform X3 has protein sequence MMMVVAREGASSMDVLEGRQEPSSPDHAEAQSHLNIKLKGEVKDWYEGESLDAGIGQGASIKQEQEYAAYSHLHQHHPMTPDSMHGASLNGPLGGPHSSPHMGYPLQQSQQQHQQQHYQYPGMSDLPPMSPGYQGHPRHPQQHLSQQHMGQHMGQYTEQQQYGQYGQMTHMGQGMQGHPGHDGPTGREGDPYSFVDEYSGPPPRPVEEVLGTSQPKRRGRKPKHIKLMENGGDPLAIAAAQAAHEAKKRKWKQLGPDGKPILAPIKQRKKVDRFDGISEDEVTKRTLPDHLGPNLDIVIISKFPFQIGINPGLFAAYKGHHYAGPGNHFWKCLYLSGLIPEPLTSEDDFRLLEHGIGFTNIVARTTRGSADLTRKEIKEGGQILLTKLQQFQPRIAVFNGKGIYEIFSGKKEFTFGRQPEKIEGTRTHVWVMPSSSARCAQLPRALDKVPFYTALRKFRDFLKGTLKELNEEEITFINAKVKNLKMEAADKMELGCEARCEGQPGAEVCRGPDHPLGSPGGEEDRLVIKEELELPTKLDGDLEEEELTKDIPRTLFNLNGMTREQLDCMECPTIPIRKKRGRPKKTPDDPNAPPRPRPRPISTDPLMFNGEQPIKKKRGRPKKVLEDGSIPAPKRPGRKPKALKEMLAQQPPPQHLHHPQLGQHPQLGQQQAPVGLAHINGMMSPAGYSPTPGAQTFSPQYGGHTPVHGGGSLTPTQTPGHTPALVPRGPTPQQFGQSPGYSPGPAGNQQLPPRSLYPHPVGDAGSGDLKVDEEHHLGLSSPPASPLMAQPDFEPPSSMPEGDLSLGASDTASSGTALTPAHREEGKTPLPLASREQPPQHTPTMPGQFSNPTTPGDGTSYQNYPSYPSNPSTTSHSPSMVKPAPLHPGQSPTLGGKPDVASKSLSGLESLVDQIPSLAEHETSSQHSAHSNSAPCSNPTTPGPSVPPAPFSPGHVPPTSSYQSYTGGGGSGGTYPASHYGSPQPGHPYSPHYSSNSTNLSTNFSVSSLANSSLSTTMSYSSAGAYDLGSPQQQASSSSFSVSSLTSSAPAPSPSMYSQSYSPAPPAAAPPSHSSYPDIMSSSMLAHTPPMGSSFMGSPSLMSSPTPMSSSMGGSSMGAMGALHSSMSMTSSQLPYPYSQYSDTSPGYPPPSHSTFPYPPTAPGFHVPSPRFPYPYGNSPYTQGYSQNAMLERIKQTSMGMGFGGF, from the exons GTTGTGGCGCGCGAGGGAGCCAGCAGCATGGATGTCCTGGAAGGGAGGCAAGAACCTTCCAGTCCAGATCACGCGGAGGCACAGTCGCATCTCAATAT CAAACTGAAGGGAGAAGTAAAAGACTGGTATGAGGGTGAAAGCCTGGATGCGGGCATTGGTCAGGGTGCATCTatcaaacaagaacaagaatatgcGGCTTATTCACACCTACACCAGCACCACCCGATGACTCCTGATTCTATGCACGGGGCCTCCCTCAATGGACCACTGGGGGGCCCTCACAGCAGCCCTCACATGGGGTACCCCTTACAGCagtcacagcagcagcaccagcagcagcattatcag TACCCCGGGATGAGCGACTTGCCACCAATGTCCCCCGGCTACCAAGGTCACCCAAGGCATCCACAGCAACATCTCAGCCAGCAGCACATGGGGCAGCACATGGGCCAATACACCGAACAGCAACAATATGGGCAGTATGGACAGATGACGCACATGGGGCAGGGCATGCAGGGGCACCCGGGGCACGACGGACCCACGGGGAGGGAGGGCGACCCATACAGCTTTGTTGACGAGTACTCCggccccccgccccgccccgtggAGGAGGTGCTGGGGACGTCACAGCCCAAGAGACGCGGCCGAAAACCTAAGCATATTAAGCTTATGGAAAATGG CGGCGACCCCCTAGCCATCGCAGCAGCCCAGGCAGCGCACGAAGCTAAGAAACGGAAGTGGAAACAGCTGGGGCCTGACGGGAAGCCTATCTTAGCTCCAATTaagcagaggaagaaagtaGACAGGTTTGACGGAATATCTGAAGATGAGGTGACTAAGCGCACTTTGCCTGACCACCTCGGCCCCAACCTGGACATAGTGATT ATTTCCAAATTCCCATTCCAGATTGGTATAAACCCAGGTTTGTTCGCTGCTTACAAGGGACACCATTATGCAGGGCCTGGCAACCACTTCT GGAAGTGTCTCTACCTCTCCGGCCTCATTCCCGAGCCTCTCACCTCAGAGGATGACTTCAGGCTCCTAGAACACGGCATCGGGTTTACCAACATCGTCGCTCGGACCACTAGGGGCTCGGCAGACCTCACGCGGAAGGAGATCAAGGAGG GGGGACAAATATTGCTCACGAAACTCCAGCAGTTCCAGCCAAGAATTGCGGTTTTCAACGGAAAGGGAATATATGAAATATTCTCTGGCAAAAAAGAGTTTACATTTGGCAGACAACCTGAGAAGATCGAGGGCACGCGCACG CACGTGTGGGTGATGCCGTCGTCGTCGGCCCGCTGCGCACAGCTGCCGCGGGCGCTGGACAAGGTTCCATTCTACACGGCGCTGCGGAAGTTCCGCGACTTCCTGAAGGGCACGCTGAAGGAGCTGAACGAGGAGGAGATCACCTTCATCAACGCCAAAGTGAAGAACCTCAAGATGGAGGCGGCCGACAAGATGGAGCTGGGCTGCGAGGCGCGGTGCGAGGGCCAGCCCGGCGCGGAGGTGTGCCGCGGTCCCGACCACCCACTGGGCTCCCCTGGGGGCGAGGAGGACCGCCTGGTGATCAAGGAGGAGCTGGAGCTGCCCACCAAGCTGGACGgggacctggaggaggaggagctgaccAAGGACATTCCCCGCACGCTGTTCAACCTGAACGGCATGACGCGGGAGCAGCTGGACTGCATGGAGTGCCCCACCATCCCCATCAGGAAGAAGCGCGGCCGCCCCAAGAAGACCCCCGACGACCCCAATGCCCCGCCACGGCCCCGGCCACGCCCCATCAGCACCGACCCCCTCATGTTCAACGGGGAGCAGCCCATCAAGAAGAAGCGGGGCCGCCCCAAGAAGGTGCTGGAGGACGGGTCCATCCCCGCCCCCAAGCGCCCCGGCCGCAAGCCCAAGGCCCTCAAGGAGATGCTGGCCCAGCAGCCCCCACCCCAGCACCTGCACCACCCGCAGCTGGGCCAGCACCCCCAGCTGGGCCAGCAGCAGGCCCCCGTGGGCCTGGCGCACATCAACGGCATGATGTCCCCCGCGGGCTACAGCCCCACCCCCGGTGCTCAGACCTTCTCCCCCCAGTACGGGGGCCACACCCCCGTCCATGGGGGGGGCAGCCTAACCCCCACCCAGACCCCCGGCCACACTCCGGCCCTGGTGCCCCGGGGACCCACGCCCCAGCAGTTCGGCCAGAGCCCCGGCTACTCCCCCGGCCCCGCGGGCAACCAGCAGCTGCCACCCCGGAGCCTGTACCCACATCCCGTGGGCGACGCGGGGAGCGGGGACCTCAAGGTGGACGAGGAGCACCACCTGGGGCTGTCCTCTCCCCCGGCGTCGCCCCTCATGGCCCAGCCGGACTTTGAGCCCCCCAGCAGCATGCCAGAGGGCGACCTGTCCCTGGGGGCCTCCGACACGGCTAGCAGCGGCACGGCCCTCACCCCCGCCCACCGGGAGGAGGGCAAGACGCCCCTGCCCCTGGCCAGCCGGGAGCAGCCCCCGCAGCACACCCCCACCATGCCCGGCCAGTTCTCCAATCCCACCACCCCCGGGGATGGCACCTCCTACCAGAACTACCCCTCCTATCCCTCCaacccctccaccacctcccactccccctccaTGGTGAAGCCGGCGCCCCTGCACCCCGGCCAGTCCCCCACGCTGGGCGGCAAGCCGGACGTGGCCTCCAAGAGCCTGTCCGGCCTGGAGTCGCTGGTGGACCAGATCCCCAGCCTGGCGGAGCACGAGACCAGCAGCCAGCACTCCGCCCACTCCAACTCCGCCCCCTGCTCCAACCCCACCACCCCCGGCCCCTCCGTGCCCCCCGCCCCCTTCAGCCCCGGCCACGTTCCGCCCACCTCCTCCTACCAGAGCTACACGGGGGGCGGCGGGTCGGGAGGGACGTACCCCGCCTCGCACTACGGGTCGCCCCAGCCCGGCCACCCCTACTCCCCACACTACAGCTCCAACAGTACAAACCTGAGTACAAATTTCAGCGTGAGCTCCCTGGCCAACAGCAGCCTCAGCACCACCATGTCCTACAGCAGCGCCGGCGCCTACGACCTGGGCTCCCCCCAGCAgcaggcctcctcctcctccttcagcgtctcctccctcaccagctCCGCCCCCGCACCCTCCCCCTCCATGTACAGCCAGTCCTActcccccgccccgcccgcagCCGCCCCGCCCTCGCACTCGTCCTACCCGGACATCATGAGCTCCTCCATGCTGGCCCACACCCCTCCCATGGGGTCCTCCTTCATGGGGTCCCCCAGCCTCAtgtcctcccccacccccatgAGCTCAAGTATGGGGGGGTCATCGATGGGTGCTATGGGGGCCCTCCATTCCTCGATGAGCATGACCAGCTCACAGCTGCCCTACCCCTACTCCCAGTACAGTGACACCTCCCCCGGCTACCCCCCGCCCAGCCACTCCACCTTCCCCTACCCCCCCACCGCCCCAGGGTTCCACGTCCCCTCCCCACGCTTCCCCTACCCGTACGGCAACTCGCCCTACACGCAGGGCTACTCCCAGAATGCAATGCTGGAGAGAATTAAACAGACAAGCATGGGGATGGGGTTCGGAGGGTTCTGA
- the LOC135096541 gene encoding uncharacterized protein LOC135096541 isoform X4, which yields MHLEVLSKLKGEVKDWYEGESLDAGIGQGASIKQEQEYAAYSHLHQHHPMTPDSMHGASLNGPLGGPHSSPHMGYPLQQSQQQHQQQHYQYPGMSDLPPMSPGYQGHPRHPQQHLSQQHMGQHMGQYTEQQQYGQYGQMTHMGQGMQGHPGHDGPTGREGDPYSFVDEYSGPPPRPVEEVLGTSQPKRRGRKPKHIKLMENGGDPLAIAAAQAAHEAKKRKWKQLGPDGKPILAPIKQRKKVDRFDGISEDEVTKRTLPDHLGPNLDIVIISKFPFQIGINPGLFAAYKGHHYAGPGNHFSSESGEADKRIKYRSNHTDVASLATGKCLYLSGLIPEPLTSEDDFRLLEHGIGFTNIVARTTRGSADLTRKEIKEGGQILLTKLQQFQPRIAVFNGKGIYEIFSGKKEFTFGRQPEKIEGTRTHVWVMPSSSARCAQLPRALDKVPFYTALRKFRDFLKGTLKELNEEEITFINAKVKNLKMEAADKMELGCEARCEGQPGAEVCRGPDHPLGSPGGEEDRLVIKEELELPTKLDGDLEEEELTKDIPRTLFNLNGMTREQLDCMECPTIPIRKKRGRPKKTPDDPNAPPRPRPRPISTDPLMFNGEQPIKKKRGRPKKVLEDGSIPAPKRPGRKPKALKEMLAQQPPPQHLHHPQLGQHPQLGQQQAPVGLAHINGMMSPAGYSPTPGAQTFSPQYGGHTPVHGGGSLTPTQTPGHTPALVPRGPTPQQFGQSPGYSPGPAGNQQLPPRSLYPHPVGDAGSGDLKVDEEHHLGLSSPPASPLMAQPDFEPPSSMPEGDLSLGASDTASSGTALTPAHREEGKTPLPLASREQPPQHTPTMPGQFSNPTTPGDGTSYQNYPSYPSNPSTTSHSPSMVKPAPLHPGQSPTLGGKPDVASKSLSGLESLVDQIPSLAEHETSSQHSAHSNSAPCSNPTTPGPSVPPAPFSPGHVPPTSSYQSYTGGGGSGGTYPASHYGSPQPGHPYSPHYSSNSTNLSTNFSVSSLANSSLSTTMSYSSAGAYDLGSPQQQASSSSFSVSSLTSSAPAPSPSMYSQSYSPAPPAAAPPSHSSYPDIMSSSMLAHTPPMGSSFMGSPSLMSSPTPMSSSMGGSSMGAMGALHSSMSMTSSQLPYPYSQYSDTSPGYPPPSHSTFPYPPTAPGFHVPSPRFPYPYGNSPYTQGYSQNAMLERIKQTSMGMGFGGF from the exons ATGCATCTCGAGGTTTTAAG CAAACTGAAGGGAGAAGTAAAAGACTGGTATGAGGGTGAAAGCCTGGATGCGGGCATTGGTCAGGGTGCATCTatcaaacaagaacaagaatatgcGGCTTATTCACACCTACACCAGCACCACCCGATGACTCCTGATTCTATGCACGGGGCCTCCCTCAATGGACCACTGGGGGGCCCTCACAGCAGCCCTCACATGGGGTACCCCTTACAGCagtcacagcagcagcaccagcagcagcattatcag TACCCCGGGATGAGCGACTTGCCACCAATGTCCCCCGGCTACCAAGGTCACCCAAGGCATCCACAGCAACATCTCAGCCAGCAGCACATGGGGCAGCACATGGGCCAATACACCGAACAGCAACAATATGGGCAGTATGGACAGATGACGCACATGGGGCAGGGCATGCAGGGGCACCCGGGGCACGACGGACCCACGGGGAGGGAGGGCGACCCATACAGCTTTGTTGACGAGTACTCCggccccccgccccgccccgtggAGGAGGTGCTGGGGACGTCACAGCCCAAGAGACGCGGCCGAAAACCTAAGCATATTAAGCTTATGGAAAATGG CGGCGACCCCCTAGCCATCGCAGCAGCCCAGGCAGCGCACGAAGCTAAGAAACGGAAGTGGAAACAGCTGGGGCCTGACGGGAAGCCTATCTTAGCTCCAATTaagcagaggaagaaagtaGACAGGTTTGACGGAATATCTGAAGATGAGGTGACTAAGCGCACTTTGCCTGACCACCTCGGCCCCAACCTGGACATAGTGATT ATTTCCAAATTCCCATTCCAGATTGGTATAAACCCAGGTTTGTTCGCTGCTTACAAGGGACACCATTATGCAGGGCCTGGCAACCACTTCT CGAGTGAGAGTGGAGAAGCAGACAAACGCATCAAGTACAGAAGCAACCACACCGACGTGGCTTCTCTTGCTACAGGGAAGTGTCTCTACCTCTCCGGCCTCATTCCCGAGCCTCTCACCTCAGAGGATGACTTCAGGCTCCTAGAACACGGCATCGGGTTTACCAACATCGTCGCTCGGACCACTAGGGGCTCGGCAGACCTCACGCGGAAGGAGATCAAGGAGG GGGGACAAATATTGCTCACGAAACTCCAGCAGTTCCAGCCAAGAATTGCGGTTTTCAACGGAAAGGGAATATATGAAATATTCTCTGGCAAAAAAGAGTTTACATTTGGCAGACAACCTGAGAAGATCGAGGGCACGCGCACG CACGTGTGGGTGATGCCGTCGTCGTCGGCCCGCTGCGCACAGCTGCCGCGGGCGCTGGACAAGGTTCCATTCTACACGGCGCTGCGGAAGTTCCGCGACTTCCTGAAGGGCACGCTGAAGGAGCTGAACGAGGAGGAGATCACCTTCATCAACGCCAAAGTGAAGAACCTCAAGATGGAGGCGGCCGACAAGATGGAGCTGGGCTGCGAGGCGCGGTGCGAGGGCCAGCCCGGCGCGGAGGTGTGCCGCGGTCCCGACCACCCACTGGGCTCCCCTGGGGGCGAGGAGGACCGCCTGGTGATCAAGGAGGAGCTGGAGCTGCCCACCAAGCTGGACGgggacctggaggaggaggagctgaccAAGGACATTCCCCGCACGCTGTTCAACCTGAACGGCATGACGCGGGAGCAGCTGGACTGCATGGAGTGCCCCACCATCCCCATCAGGAAGAAGCGCGGCCGCCCCAAGAAGACCCCCGACGACCCCAATGCCCCGCCACGGCCCCGGCCACGCCCCATCAGCACCGACCCCCTCATGTTCAACGGGGAGCAGCCCATCAAGAAGAAGCGGGGCCGCCCCAAGAAGGTGCTGGAGGACGGGTCCATCCCCGCCCCCAAGCGCCCCGGCCGCAAGCCCAAGGCCCTCAAGGAGATGCTGGCCCAGCAGCCCCCACCCCAGCACCTGCACCACCCGCAGCTGGGCCAGCACCCCCAGCTGGGCCAGCAGCAGGCCCCCGTGGGCCTGGCGCACATCAACGGCATGATGTCCCCCGCGGGCTACAGCCCCACCCCCGGTGCTCAGACCTTCTCCCCCCAGTACGGGGGCCACACCCCCGTCCATGGGGGGGGCAGCCTAACCCCCACCCAGACCCCCGGCCACACTCCGGCCCTGGTGCCCCGGGGACCCACGCCCCAGCAGTTCGGCCAGAGCCCCGGCTACTCCCCCGGCCCCGCGGGCAACCAGCAGCTGCCACCCCGGAGCCTGTACCCACATCCCGTGGGCGACGCGGGGAGCGGGGACCTCAAGGTGGACGAGGAGCACCACCTGGGGCTGTCCTCTCCCCCGGCGTCGCCCCTCATGGCCCAGCCGGACTTTGAGCCCCCCAGCAGCATGCCAGAGGGCGACCTGTCCCTGGGGGCCTCCGACACGGCTAGCAGCGGCACGGCCCTCACCCCCGCCCACCGGGAGGAGGGCAAGACGCCCCTGCCCCTGGCCAGCCGGGAGCAGCCCCCGCAGCACACCCCCACCATGCCCGGCCAGTTCTCCAATCCCACCACCCCCGGGGATGGCACCTCCTACCAGAACTACCCCTCCTATCCCTCCaacccctccaccacctcccactccccctccaTGGTGAAGCCGGCGCCCCTGCACCCCGGCCAGTCCCCCACGCTGGGCGGCAAGCCGGACGTGGCCTCCAAGAGCCTGTCCGGCCTGGAGTCGCTGGTGGACCAGATCCCCAGCCTGGCGGAGCACGAGACCAGCAGCCAGCACTCCGCCCACTCCAACTCCGCCCCCTGCTCCAACCCCACCACCCCCGGCCCCTCCGTGCCCCCCGCCCCCTTCAGCCCCGGCCACGTTCCGCCCACCTCCTCCTACCAGAGCTACACGGGGGGCGGCGGGTCGGGAGGGACGTACCCCGCCTCGCACTACGGGTCGCCCCAGCCCGGCCACCCCTACTCCCCACACTACAGCTCCAACAGTACAAACCTGAGTACAAATTTCAGCGTGAGCTCCCTGGCCAACAGCAGCCTCAGCACCACCATGTCCTACAGCAGCGCCGGCGCCTACGACCTGGGCTCCCCCCAGCAgcaggcctcctcctcctccttcagcgtctcctccctcaccagctCCGCCCCCGCACCCTCCCCCTCCATGTACAGCCAGTCCTActcccccgccccgcccgcagCCGCCCCGCCCTCGCACTCGTCCTACCCGGACATCATGAGCTCCTCCATGCTGGCCCACACCCCTCCCATGGGGTCCTCCTTCATGGGGTCCCCCAGCCTCAtgtcctcccccacccccatgAGCTCAAGTATGGGGGGGTCATCGATGGGTGCTATGGGGGCCCTCCATTCCTCGATGAGCATGACCAGCTCACAGCTGCCCTACCCCTACTCCCAGTACAGTGACACCTCCCCCGGCTACCCCCCGCCCAGCCACTCCACCTTCCCCTACCCCCCCACCGCCCCAGGGTTCCACGTCCCCTCCCCACGCTTCCCCTACCCGTACGGCAACTCGCCCTACACGCAGGGCTACTCCCAGAATGCAATGCTGGAGAGAATTAAACAGACAAGCATGGGGATGGGGTTCGGAGGGTTCTGA